One part of the Mustela erminea isolate mMusErm1 chromosome 11, mMusErm1.Pri, whole genome shotgun sequence genome encodes these proteins:
- the SHH gene encoding sonic hedgehog protein isoform X1 yields MLPLGRRLLAVLVSALLLCPGLACGPGRGFGKRRHPKKLTPLAYKQFIPNVAEKTLGASGRYEGKISRNSERFKELTPNYNPDIIFKDEENTGADRLMTQRCKDKLNALAISVMNQWPGVKLRVTEGWDEDGHHSEESLHYEGRAVDITTSDRDRSKYGMLARLAVEAGFDWVYYESKAHIHCSVKAENSVAAKSGGCFPGSATVHLEQGGTKLVRELRPGDRVLAADDQGRLLYSDFLTFLDRDDGAKKVFYVIETREPRERLLLTAAHLLFVAPHNDSAAAEPEARAGAGPPPGAAPGRRALFASRVRPGQLVYVVAEGGGGRRLLPAAVHSVTLREEATGAYAPLTAQGTILINRVLASCYAVIEEHGWAHRAFAPFRLAHALLAVLAPARTDRGGDGPGGDGHSGGGGHLPLPAPGAADAPGAAGIHWYSQLLYQIGTWLLDSEALHPLGMAVPSS; encoded by the exons ATGCTGCCGCTGGGGAGACGTCTGCTGGCGGTGCTCGTCTCCGCGCTGCTGCTGTGCCCGGGGCTGGCGTGCGGACCCGGCAGGGGATTTGGGAAGAGGCGGCACCCCAAAAAGCTGACCCCTTTAGCCTACAAGCAGTTTATCCCCAACGTGGCTGAGAAGACCCTAGGGGCCAGTGGAAGATACGAAGGGAAGATCTCGAGAAACTCGGAGCGATTTAAGGAACTCACCCCCAATTACAACCCCGACATCATATTTAAGgatgaagaaaacacaggagcgGACCGGCTGATGACTCAG AGGTGTAAGGACAAGCTGAATGCCTTGGCCATCTCGGTGATGAACCAGTGGCCCGGCGTGAAGCTGCGGGTGACCGAGGGCTGGGACGAAGATGGCCACCACTCGGAGGAGTCGCTGCACTATGAGGGCCGCGCCGTGGACATCACCACATCGGACCGTGACCGCAGCAAGTACGGCATGCTGGCGCGCCTGGCCGTGGAGGCCGGCTTCGACTGGGTGTACTACGAGTCCAAAGCCCACATCCACTGTTCCGTGAAAGCAG AGAATTCGGTGGCGGCCAAGTCCGGCGGCTGCTTCCCGGGCTCGGCCACGGTGCACCTGGAGCAGGGCGGCACCAAGCTGGTGCGGGAGCTGCGCCCCGGGGACCGCGTGCTGGCGGCCGACGACCAGGGCCGGCTGCTCTACAGCGACTTCCTCACCTTCCTGGACCGCGACGACGGCGCCAAGAAGGTCTTCTACGTGATCGAGACGCGGGAGCCGCGCGAGCGCCTGCTGCTCACCGCCGCGCACCTGCTGTTCGTCGCGCCGCACAACGACTCGGCGGCCGCGGAGCCGGAGgcgcgggcgggcgcggggccgcCGCCGGGGGCCGCGCCGGGGCGCCGGGCGCTCTTCGCCAGCCGCGTGCGCCCGGGCCAGCTGGTGTACGTGGTGGCCGAGGGCGGCGGGGGTCGCCGGCTCCTGCCGGCCGCGGTGCACAGCGTGACGCTGCGCGAGGAGGCCACGGGCGCGTACGCGCCGCTCACGGCGCAGGGCACCATCCTCATCAACCGGGTGCTGGCGTCGTGCTACGCGGTCATCGAGGAGCACGGCTGGGCGCATCGGGCCTTCGCGCCCTTCCGCCTGGCGCACGCGCTCCTGGCCGTGCTGGCGCCCGCGCGCACGGACCGCGGCGGGGACGGCCCCGGCGGCGACGGCCACAGCGGGGGCGGCggccacctgcccctccccgcgCCGGGGGCGGCCGACGCGCCGGGCGCCGCGGGCATCCACTGGTACTCGCAGCTTCTCTACCAAATAGGCACCTGGTTGCTGGACAGCGAGGCCCTGCACCCGCTGGGCATGGCGGTCCCGTCCAGCTGA
- the SHH gene encoding sonic hedgehog protein isoform X2 — MNQWPGVKLRVTEGWDEDGHHSEESLHYEGRAVDITTSDRDRSKYGMLARLAVEAGFDWVYYESKAHIHCSVKAENSVAAKSGGCFPGSATVHLEQGGTKLVRELRPGDRVLAADDQGRLLYSDFLTFLDRDDGAKKVFYVIETREPRERLLLTAAHLLFVAPHNDSAAAEPEARAGAGPPPGAAPGRRALFASRVRPGQLVYVVAEGGGGRRLLPAAVHSVTLREEATGAYAPLTAQGTILINRVLASCYAVIEEHGWAHRAFAPFRLAHALLAVLAPARTDRGGDGPGGDGHSGGGGHLPLPAPGAADAPGAAGIHWYSQLLYQIGTWLLDSEALHPLGMAVPSS, encoded by the exons ATGAACCAGTGGCCCGGCGTGAAGCTGCGGGTGACCGAGGGCTGGGACGAAGATGGCCACCACTCGGAGGAGTCGCTGCACTATGAGGGCCGCGCCGTGGACATCACCACATCGGACCGTGACCGCAGCAAGTACGGCATGCTGGCGCGCCTGGCCGTGGAGGCCGGCTTCGACTGGGTGTACTACGAGTCCAAAGCCCACATCCACTGTTCCGTGAAAGCAG AGAATTCGGTGGCGGCCAAGTCCGGCGGCTGCTTCCCGGGCTCGGCCACGGTGCACCTGGAGCAGGGCGGCACCAAGCTGGTGCGGGAGCTGCGCCCCGGGGACCGCGTGCTGGCGGCCGACGACCAGGGCCGGCTGCTCTACAGCGACTTCCTCACCTTCCTGGACCGCGACGACGGCGCCAAGAAGGTCTTCTACGTGATCGAGACGCGGGAGCCGCGCGAGCGCCTGCTGCTCACCGCCGCGCACCTGCTGTTCGTCGCGCCGCACAACGACTCGGCGGCCGCGGAGCCGGAGgcgcgggcgggcgcggggccgcCGCCGGGGGCCGCGCCGGGGCGCCGGGCGCTCTTCGCCAGCCGCGTGCGCCCGGGCCAGCTGGTGTACGTGGTGGCCGAGGGCGGCGGGGGTCGCCGGCTCCTGCCGGCCGCGGTGCACAGCGTGACGCTGCGCGAGGAGGCCACGGGCGCGTACGCGCCGCTCACGGCGCAGGGCACCATCCTCATCAACCGGGTGCTGGCGTCGTGCTACGCGGTCATCGAGGAGCACGGCTGGGCGCATCGGGCCTTCGCGCCCTTCCGCCTGGCGCACGCGCTCCTGGCCGTGCTGGCGCCCGCGCGCACGGACCGCGGCGGGGACGGCCCCGGCGGCGACGGCCACAGCGGGGGCGGCggccacctgcccctccccgcgCCGGGGGCGGCCGACGCGCCGGGCGCCGCGGGCATCCACTGGTACTCGCAGCTTCTCTACCAAATAGGCACCTGGTTGCTGGACAGCGAGGCCCTGCACCCGCTGGGCATGGCGGTCCCGTCCAGCTGA